The Pontibacter sp. SGAir0037 DNA segment TAAAGATAAAGCAGAAGCACGGCGCTACTTCCCGCACGGAACCTCGCACTACCTGGGCCTTGATGTACACGATGCCGGGAGTTACGGGCCGTTCAAGCATAATACAGTTATCACGGTGGAGCCTGGTATTTATATTCCGGAAGGAAGCCCCTGTGATAAGAAATGGTGGAGCATTGGCGTGCGTATAGAAGATGATATACTCATCACAAGCAAGGGCTGGGAAAACCTTTCTAAACAAGCACCGCGTACAGTGGCAGAGATAGAAAAAATGATGTTGCAGTCGAGTGCATTAGAAAAATTTTCACTGCCAAAACTCGATTAGGGCACATTATTCAAAGGTTTTGAATAAAATTTATACTTTGTTTGTAATTAGAGATTTAAGCTTGTATATTTGCAGTCCTAAATAAAAAATTACTGTTGAGATGGCTAAAAAAGCAAAAGGTAATAGAATCCAGGTAATCATGGAATGCACAGAGCAAAAAGCCTCTGGTGTGCCTGGAACATCAAGGTACATTACTACCAAGAACAGAAAAAATACGACTGAGCGCCTGGAGCTTAAGAAGTATAATCCGAATTTGAAAAAAGTAACTGTACATAAAGAAATTAAATAACCATGGCTAAGAAAGTAGTTGCGACCCTTAAAACCGCTACTGGTAAAGATTGGGCAAAAGTGATCAAAGCCGTTAAGTCTCCTAAAACTGGTGCTTACAGCTTTAAAGAAGAAATGGTACCTGTTGATAAAGTGCAAGAGTTCCTTGCAAAATAATACAGCCTACTCTACTATACATAGATAGAAAAAACGAAGAAGTCCCTCTACTGGGACTTTTTTAGTATATTACCGTTTCACCGAGATAGATTTCATCCTTCAAAAACATCGGTATGGGAATTTTTGACTTTTTTAATAAAGAGACAAAGAAAGAATCGCTTGACAAAGGGCTGGAAAAAACCAAAAGCAACTTTTTTGGCCAGTTAAGCAAGGCAGTTATGGGTAAATCTACGGTAGACGTAGAGGTGCTCGACGAACTGGAGGAAATTCTGGTACATGCCGATGTGGGCGTAGATACAACTATCAAGATTATTGACCGCATTGAGAAACGGGTTGCCCGCGA contains these protein-coding regions:
- the rpmG gene encoding 50S ribosomal protein L33, which produces MAKKAKGNRIQVIMECTEQKASGVPGTSRYITTKNRKNTTERLELKKYNPNLKKVTVHKEIK
- a CDS encoding DUF4295 domain-containing protein — its product is MAKKVVATLKTATGKDWAKVIKAVKSPKTGAYSFKEEMVPVDKVQEFLAK